The genome window GCTGGGCGGCAAGCCATTAAAAAGCCAGGAACTGTTCCGCCAGTTTATTCCCAAAAAGCGTGCTGAAACACCGGATCGCCAGGAGTAAATACAGCGAGCGCCAGCGCGTTTCGCTGCCTGAATAACCGCAACATTCTGAGGATTGTCATGGCTGAGTTGTTATTAGGCGTCAATATTGATCATATCGCTACCGTGCGTAACGCCCGCGGCACCCAATATCCCGATCCGGTTCAGGCGGCTTTTGTTGCCGAGCAGGCAGGTGCCGACGGCATTACTGTGCATCTGCGTGAAGACCGCCGCCATATTACCGATCGTGACGTGCGTCTGCTGCGACAGACCATTGAAACGCGCATGAACCTGGAGATGGCGGTCACGGAAGAGATGTTAGCCATCGCCTGTGAGCTAAAACCGCATTTCTGCTGTCTGGTGCCGGAAAAGCGTCAGGAAGTGACCACCGAAGGTGGTCTGGACGTGGCAGGCCAGCTGGCGAACGTTAGCGCGGCGGTAGAGCGTCTGAGCGCGGCG of Pantoea alhagi contains these proteins:
- the pdxJ gene encoding pyridoxine 5'-phosphate synthase, which encodes MAELLLGVNIDHIATVRNARGTQYPDPVQAAFVAEQAGADGITVHLREDRRHITDRDVRLLRQTIETRMNLEMAVTEEMLAIACELKPHFCCLVPEKRQEVTTEGGLDVAGQLANVSAAVERLSAAGILVSLFIDADERQIDAAVAAGAPYIEIHTGAYAEAEEGSARDAELARIRHAASYAASKGLKVNAGHGLTYHNVQPIAALPEMHELNIGHAIIGRALMSGLADAVKEMKQLMREARR